The following proteins come from a genomic window of Polyangiaceae bacterium:
- a CDS encoding serine/threonine protein kinase → MQPSAGSSPGLPFVGTELPSEVHGGVRYQIERVLGQGGTAVAYFATRQAPDGQSPVVVKVILPRLVMESGDHAQTIVKKEAVALGRLNERVPPTPFVVRLMDTGSVSFAYFGRSLQLPWIALEYVNGGVEGTTLEDRVGHSVSATRYAFDPTRARHLLDSLSRGLTEIHAVGVVHRDLTPGNVLCCGSGDSEMFKISDFGIARPMGLAATFGDAIVGTPGYIAPEQIGGNAPVGPQSDVFSLAGIVYFVLTGQRYFEVSTPTQALVAAGTPERRSLLDAATLCPELRSREAACQAIDLALARATAPDPAQRPRSAKLFAESLLPWIEDESRSSKPSRRWITSMELFASGDPSVKSAWTMRHPPGDDRLLTSVAWNASGHCLAASTRGLVYWDGVRWAPASTTGLTDPSQIRFVRRLSATRWLVGGDRGLLGEYGDDSLDSSLSQHESVRFTDAHGDPKDMCVVVGEQAEGPPLLHGIVAKRWLRPTVVEDAASISDIARIDDERWLVVGRAVQGKAYAAIYRPLQWTLEPLEVPEGRALLAATSRPERRIAIAVGTKGALLRVERDRVEVQNLEGDPDLASVAIDVLGNEWAAGAGSVWGCRSRRPWKRLWENSTWQAPFISLLAETGMVVAVTVDGGVLESRATVFDPTRPA, encoded by the coding sequence ATGCAGCCCAGCGCCGGCAGCAGCCCCGGTCTCCCCTTCGTGGGCACGGAGCTTCCTTCCGAGGTGCACGGCGGCGTGCGCTATCAGATTGAACGCGTGCTGGGGCAAGGCGGAACCGCCGTCGCCTATTTCGCGACCCGCCAAGCGCCGGACGGACAGTCGCCGGTGGTGGTCAAGGTCATCCTGCCGCGACTCGTGATGGAGAGCGGGGATCACGCGCAGACCATCGTCAAGAAGGAAGCGGTGGCCCTCGGCCGCCTCAACGAGCGGGTGCCGCCAACGCCCTTCGTGGTGCGGCTGATGGACACCGGCAGCGTGAGCTTCGCCTACTTCGGGCGCAGCCTGCAGCTGCCGTGGATCGCCCTCGAGTACGTCAACGGCGGCGTGGAGGGCACCACGCTGGAAGATCGCGTCGGCCACTCCGTGAGCGCCACACGCTATGCCTTCGACCCCACGCGCGCGCGCCACCTGCTCGACAGCTTGTCGCGAGGGCTCACGGAAATTCACGCCGTGGGCGTGGTGCATCGCGATCTCACCCCGGGCAACGTCCTGTGCTGCGGCTCCGGGGACAGCGAGATGTTCAAGATCAGCGACTTCGGCATCGCCCGGCCCATGGGGCTGGCCGCCACCTTCGGCGACGCCATCGTCGGCACGCCGGGTTACATCGCACCCGAGCAGATCGGCGGCAACGCTCCCGTCGGGCCGCAGAGTGACGTGTTCTCCCTCGCCGGCATCGTGTACTTCGTGCTCACCGGCCAGCGCTACTTCGAGGTCAGCACGCCGACCCAGGCCTTGGTCGCCGCGGGCACGCCGGAGCGCCGCTCACTGCTCGACGCCGCCACTCTGTGCCCGGAGCTCCGCTCGCGGGAAGCCGCTTGTCAGGCCATCGATCTGGCGCTCGCGCGGGCCACCGCACCGGATCCCGCCCAGCGCCCCCGCAGCGCCAAGCTGTTCGCCGAAAGCCTGCTGCCCTGGATCGAGGACGAGTCGCGCTCCAGCAAGCCGAGCCGCCGCTGGATCACCAGCATGGAGCTGTTCGCCAGCGGCGATCCGTCCGTGAAGTCGGCCTGGACCATGCGCCACCCACCGGGCGACGATCGGCTGCTCACCAGCGTGGCCTGGAACGCCAGCGGGCACTGCCTGGCGGCCAGCACCCGTGGCCTGGTGTATTGGGACGGCGTGCGCTGGGCGCCGGCGTCCACTACCGGCCTCACGGATCCATCCCAGATCCGCTTCGTGCGCCGCCTGAGCGCGACGCGTTGGCTGGTGGGCGGCGATCGCGGGTTGCTCGGCGAGTACGGCGACGACAGCCTGGACTCGAGCCTGAGTCAGCACGAGTCCGTGCGCTTCACCGACGCCCACGGGGATCCGAAGGACATGTGTGTGGTGGTCGGCGAGCAGGCGGAGGGCCCTCCCCTGCTCCACGGCATCGTCGCCAAGCGTTGGCTTCGACCCACCGTGGTGGAAGACGCCGCCAGCATCTCCGACATCGCGCGCATCGACGACGAACGCTGGCTGGTGGTCGGCCGCGCCGTGCAGGGCAAGGCCTACGCGGCCATCTACCGACCCTTGCAGTGGACCCTCGAGCCGCTGGAGGTCCCCGAGGGGCGCGCGCTCTTGGCCGCGACCAGCCGCCCGGAGCGGCGCATCGCCATCGCCGTGGGCACCAAGGGCGCGCTCTTGCGAGTGGAGCGAGATCGCGTGGAAGTGCAGAACCTGGAGGGCGATCCCGATCTCGCCTCCGTGGCCATCGACGTCCTTGGCAACGAGTGGGCCGCCGGCGCCGGTTCCGTGTGGGGTTGCCGTTCGCGGCGCCCGTGGAAGCGACTGTGGGAAAACTCCACCTGGCAAGCACCGTTCATCAGCCTCTTGGCAGAGACGGGCATGGTGGTGGCCGTCACGGTGGATGGCGGAGTGCTCGAGTCCCGGGCCACCGTGTTCGACCCGACGCGGCCGGCGTGA
- a CDS encoding alpha/beta fold hydrolase → MQRLSAPSLPPWLERMLPFERYRVRVAGMALHVMEVGSGRPVLLLHGNPTWGFLYRRVAAALADEPLRLIMPDLVGLGFSDKPRRADAHQLDAHGAWLRDLIDALDLGDVIFVGQDWGGPIGLRAFADRRERLAGLVILNTVVGPPRPGFRPTAFHRFARAPVASDLAFRVLGFPQIALWAAQGDRSSIGGEIAKAYRYPLRHLRDRVAPLALARMVPNGPEHPSIPALSRCQNLVETFDGPTAIVWGDRDPVLGRVRRHVQRLLPDARVTVTNAGHFLQEEVPGEIAAAIRDVARRLG, encoded by the coding sequence ATGCAACGCCTCAGCGCGCCGTCACTGCCACCTTGGCTCGAGCGCATGCTGCCCTTCGAGCGCTACCGAGTTCGCGTCGCGGGCATGGCGCTGCACGTGATGGAGGTCGGCAGCGGCCGCCCCGTACTGCTCCTACACGGCAACCCCACCTGGGGGTTTCTGTATCGCAGGGTGGCCGCGGCCCTCGCCGACGAGCCGCTCCGGCTGATCATGCCGGACCTGGTCGGCCTCGGCTTCTCCGACAAGCCCCGTCGCGCCGACGCGCACCAGCTCGACGCCCATGGCGCCTGGCTGCGCGACCTGATCGACGCGCTGGACCTGGGCGACGTCATCTTCGTGGGTCAGGACTGGGGCGGTCCCATCGGGTTGCGCGCCTTCGCGGATCGACGCGAGCGCCTCGCGGGCCTCGTGATCTTGAACACCGTGGTGGGCCCTCCGCGTCCGGGATTCCGACCGACGGCGTTTCATCGCTTCGCCCGCGCGCCCGTCGCCAGCGACTTGGCGTTTCGCGTCCTCGGTTTTCCGCAGATCGCACTGTGGGCCGCCCAGGGGGATCGCTCGAGCATCGGTGGAGAGATCGCCAAAGCGTACCGCTATCCCCTCCGACACCTGCGAGATCGCGTGGCGCCCCTGGCGCTGGCACGCATGGTCCCGAACGGTCCCGAGCACCCTTCCATCCCCGCGCTGTCCCGCTGTCAGAACTTGGTGGAGACCTTCGACGGACCAACGGCCATCGTGTGGGGCGACCGCGATCCGGTGCTCGGACGCGTTCGACGCCACGTCCAACGCCTGCTGCCCGACGCTCGCGTTACGGTCACCAACGCCGGCCACTTCCTGCAGGAAGAAGTGCCTGGAGAGATCGCCGCCGCGATCCGCGACGTCGCCCGGCGGCTCGGCTGA
- a CDS encoding (2Fe-2S)-binding protein: MRTAVVRQGKHGAAGYHPGRKVPVIVFVANTLGREKQVDLPDGGDLVDAADEVLAPIPFSCRSASCATCQVEVLEGAELLEPPGDAERELLELLDGPPQNRLACQARVRPGAGVIRLKPVGL; the protein is encoded by the coding sequence ATGCGGACCGCCGTCGTTCGACAGGGCAAGCATGGCGCGGCAGGGTATCATCCCGGCCGAAAAGTGCCCGTCATCGTATTCGTCGCCAACACGCTGGGTCGTGAGAAGCAGGTGGACCTGCCGGACGGAGGGGATCTGGTGGACGCCGCCGACGAAGTGCTCGCGCCGATCCCGTTCTCCTGTCGCTCCGCGAGCTGCGCCACCTGCCAGGTGGAGGTGCTCGAAGGCGCGGAGCTGCTCGAGCCTCCAGGCGATGCCGAGCGCGAGCTGCTCGAGCTGCTCGATGGTCCGCCGCAAAATCGCCTCGCGTGCCAGGCCCGGGTGCGCCCCGGAGCGGGCGTCATTCGCCTCAAACCCGTGGGCTTGTAG
- a CDS encoding alcohol dehydrogenase catalytic domain-containing protein — MLALSNDGGPHLTRDQPRPERPPGEVRLRLRLAGVCDTDLQLARGYMGFSGVLGHELVGSVVEADDPALLGRRMVTDINAACGECDDCRERDGHHCERRTVLGILGRDGAFAEELVMPSRCLVPVPDSVPDDHAVFAEPLAAALHVLDEVEAGAPVTVLGDGKLGLLIALALAGAGVATTLVGHHRDKLAIAARAGVTTLLEAELGARRAQVVVEATGSPGGLSLATRMLVPRGTLILKTTVADAVPFDAAPIVVNELRVVGSRCGDLRRAIAALAEGRIDPTPLIVARYPLSRADEALAHAGRRGTLKVLVEGV, encoded by the coding sequence ATGCTTGCCCTGTCGAACGACGGCGGTCCGCATCTGACGCGGGATCAGCCCCGCCCGGAGCGTCCTCCGGGAGAGGTGCGTCTGCGGCTTCGGCTGGCGGGCGTGTGCGACACGGATCTGCAGCTCGCACGGGGCTACATGGGTTTTTCCGGCGTGCTCGGCCACGAGCTCGTGGGTAGCGTTGTGGAAGCCGACGACCCGGCGCTCCTGGGACGCCGCATGGTGACGGACATCAATGCGGCCTGCGGCGAGTGTGACGACTGCCGCGAGCGCGACGGTCACCACTGCGAGCGCCGCACGGTGCTCGGGATCCTGGGGCGAGATGGCGCCTTCGCCGAAGAGCTGGTGATGCCGTCGCGCTGTCTGGTGCCGGTGCCGGATTCCGTGCCGGACGACCACGCGGTGTTCGCCGAGCCCCTGGCGGCGGCGCTGCACGTGCTCGACGAGGTCGAAGCCGGCGCGCCGGTCACGGTGCTGGGTGACGGCAAGCTCGGACTGCTCATCGCCCTGGCGCTCGCCGGCGCCGGGGTGGCGACCACTCTCGTGGGGCACCACCGAGACAAGCTCGCCATCGCCGCTCGCGCAGGCGTGACGACGCTGCTCGAGGCGGAGCTCGGAGCTCGCCGAGCCCAGGTGGTGGTGGAGGCGACCGGAAGCCCCGGGGGTCTGTCTCTTGCCACCAGGATGTTGGTGCCGCGCGGAACCTTGATTTTGAAGACCACGGTGGCCGACGCGGTGCCCTTTGACGCGGCGCCCATCGTCGTGAACGAGCTCCGCGTCGTGGGCTCGCGCTGCGGCGATCTCCGCCGCGCCATCGCGGCGCTGGCGGAAGGGCGCATCGATCCCACGCCGCTGATCGTCGCGCGCTACCCGCTTTCGCGCGCGGACGAAGCGCTGGCCCACGCCGGCCGGCGGGGCACTCTCAAGGTGCTGGTGGAAGGAGTCTGA
- the arfB gene encoding aminoacyl-tRNA hydrolase, which produces MADDLTVAPGLVIPEADLSWTAVRASGPGGQNVNKVATKVELVFDLPNSAALTPSVAARLRRAAASRLDAEGRIVITSQVTRSQSRNLEDAREKLAEMVRAALVVPKKRRPTRPSRAAKARRLDTKRKDSEKKRARRPVRRDD; this is translated from the coding sequence GTGGCCGACGACCTCACCGTGGCGCCCGGGCTCGTGATCCCCGAGGCGGACCTGAGCTGGACCGCGGTGCGTGCCAGCGGGCCCGGCGGGCAGAACGTGAACAAGGTCGCCACCAAGGTGGAGCTGGTGTTCGACCTGCCGAACAGCGCGGCACTCACGCCGTCCGTTGCCGCACGCCTGCGCCGGGCCGCCGCCTCGCGCCTGGACGCCGAGGGTCGCATCGTGATCACGAGCCAGGTGACGCGCAGCCAATCGCGGAACTTGGAGGACGCGCGGGAAAAGCTCGCCGAGATGGTGCGCGCCGCGCTGGTGGTGCCGAAGAAGCGACGCCCCACGCGGCCGAGCCGCGCCGCCAAGGCGCGTCGCCTGGATACCAAGCGCAAGGACTCGGAAAAGAAACGTGCGCGCCGCCCCGTGCGCCGCGACGATTGA
- a CDS encoding penicillin-insensitive murein endopeptidase, with the protein MSRSLVVFLALGALLVASLPAQAGPERELPKRFQRSPFTLMSLSVGYPNHGWQVRAKKLRKRQYLHLKEGSHPYGHPALVLMLYRSAKEVARGAHGSVMLVGDLSDKDGGPLAGHRSHQSGRDADVAFYAVDKNGKPVTLDHFVHFDANGKATDGSGMEFDERRNWLLVQSWVRDKRAGLSHIFVYMPLRARLLRYAAKHHRYKKYVTEAAKLLKQPEDSSPHDDHFHVRISCPKRQDEICHAESR; encoded by the coding sequence GTGTCTCGCTCCCTCGTCGTATTCCTCGCGCTCGGGGCGCTCCTCGTCGCGTCGCTGCCCGCCCAGGCCGGGCCCGAACGGGAGCTCCCCAAGCGATTCCAGCGCTCTCCCTTCACCCTGATGAGCCTGTCCGTGGGCTACCCGAACCACGGCTGGCAGGTGCGGGCGAAGAAGCTCCGCAAGCGGCAGTACCTGCACCTGAAGGAAGGCTCGCACCCCTACGGACACCCGGCGCTGGTGCTGATGCTCTACCGCAGCGCCAAGGAAGTCGCGCGCGGCGCGCACGGCTCGGTGATGCTGGTGGGAGATCTCTCGGACAAGGACGGCGGGCCGCTGGCCGGCCACCGCTCCCATCAGAGCGGCCGCGACGCGGACGTCGCCTTCTACGCCGTGGACAAGAACGGCAAGCCCGTCACCCTCGATCACTTCGTGCACTTCGACGCCAACGGCAAGGCGACGGACGGTAGCGGCATGGAGTTCGACGAGCGGCGCAACTGGCTCTTGGTGCAGTCCTGGGTGCGCGACAAGCGCGCCGGCCTGTCGCACATCTTCGTGTACATGCCGCTGCGGGCGCGCCTGCTGCGCTACGCCGCCAAGCACCACCGCTACAAGAAGTACGTGACGGAAGCGGCCAAGCTCCTCAAGCAGCCCGAGGACTCGAGCCCCCACGACGATCATTTCCACGTGCGCATCTCGTGCCCCAAGCGGCAGGACGAGATCTGTCACGCCGAATCCCGCTGA
- a CDS encoding SLC13/DASS family transporter produces MAAASAPATTLRLAAFAGGPAAAAVAGVACHSAGLPAPACWTAVVTAWCAVWWVLEPIPIPATSLIPFVAFPLLGVLDHKKVATAYGHTLILLLLGGFLVSTALEKSGAHRRLALGMVRLVGGHSHKRLVLGFMLATTLASMWISNTAATLMMLPVAMALIEGDESEGLGAPLLLGIAYAASIGGLGTPIGTPPNVIFMGVYRETTHQDVSFLDWMRIGVPATFVLMPIAWWVVTRKLHAKSELVLPRVGPWRSAERRVLVVFALTALAWITRTEPFGGWSGLLSTPGASDSTVALGAALLLFLVPDGEGGALLDWPTAKKIPWGLLLLFAGGIAIARAFEESGLSKALGNTLSGLAGLPLPITVLGVCLAVTFLTEVTSNTATATLLMPVLSAAALGARMDPKQLMIPAALSASCAFMLPVATAPNAIVFGTERVTTRQMARHGFAINLMGAVAITVVCVVMLR; encoded by the coding sequence ATGGCCGCTGCTTCAGCGCCTGCGACCACCCTGCGCCTCGCGGCCTTCGCCGGCGGGCCTGCCGCCGCGGCGGTCGCCGGCGTGGCCTGTCACTCCGCGGGTCTCCCGGCGCCGGCGTGTTGGACCGCCGTCGTCACGGCGTGGTGTGCGGTGTGGTGGGTGCTGGAGCCGATCCCGATCCCTGCGACCTCCCTGATCCCGTTCGTGGCCTTCCCCCTGCTCGGCGTCCTGGATCACAAGAAGGTGGCGACGGCCTACGGCCACACGTTGATCCTGCTCTTGCTCGGCGGCTTCTTGGTGAGCACCGCTTTGGAGAAGAGCGGAGCGCATCGGCGCCTGGCTCTGGGCATGGTGCGTCTCGTCGGCGGTCACAGCCACAAACGCCTGGTGCTCGGATTCATGCTGGCCACCACGCTGGCCAGCATGTGGATCAGCAACACGGCGGCGACGCTGATGATGCTGCCGGTAGCGATGGCGTTGATCGAAGGCGACGAGAGCGAGGGGCTCGGGGCGCCGCTGCTCTTGGGCATCGCCTACGCCGCGAGCATCGGCGGGCTGGGCACCCCCATTGGTACGCCCCCCAACGTGATCTTCATGGGTGTGTACCGGGAGACGACCCACCAAGACGTTTCGTTCTTGGACTGGATGCGCATCGGCGTACCCGCCACCTTCGTGCTGATGCCGATCGCCTGGTGGGTCGTGACCCGCAAGCTGCACGCGAAGTCGGAGCTGGTGCTGCCGCGGGTGGGGCCTTGGCGCAGCGCCGAGCGGCGGGTGCTGGTGGTGTTCGCCCTCACGGCCTTGGCCTGGATCACGCGCACCGAGCCCTTCGGTGGTTGGAGCGGGCTCTTGTCCACGCCCGGCGCCAGCGACAGCACCGTGGCTCTGGGCGCCGCGCTGCTGTTGTTCCTGGTGCCGGACGGTGAAGGGGGCGCGCTCTTGGATTGGCCCACGGCGAAGAAGATCCCCTGGGGCCTCTTGTTGCTGTTCGCCGGGGGCATCGCCATCGCCCGCGCCTTCGAGGAATCCGGGTTGTCGAAGGCGTTGGGGAACACGCTGTCGGGGCTCGCGGGGCTTCCGCTGCCCATCACCGTGCTGGGCGTGTGTCTCGCGGTCACCTTTCTCACGGAGGTGACCAGCAACACCGCGACGGCCACGCTGCTCATGCCCGTGCTGTCAGCGGCGGCGCTGGGCGCCCGCATGGATCCCAAGCAGCTGATGATCCCCGCGGCGCTCAGTGCCAGCTGCGCCTTCATGCTGCCGGTGGCGACGGCGCCCAACGCCATCGTGTTCGGGACGGAGCGCGTGACGACGCGTCAGATGGCGCGCCACGGCTTCGCCATCAACTTGATGGGCGCCGTGGCGATCACCGTGGTGTGCGTCGTGATGTTGCGCTGA
- a CDS encoding TonB-dependent receptor gives MSLTRALALVVALAPRAALAEEVVVHGKRPQPSASRRDATVASTVIPKARLERPGTDSAAVLSEVAGVQVARTGSSSDLSTASLRGATSAETPVYLAGIRINDDLTGTADLSTVPLWMLDRVEVFRGAAPVDADRAGIGGAVFFEPRLPRKTRVGAGAGVGSFGERSAWLGGGVVAPGARAAVALRSFGARNDYEYLDDGGTAAVSSDDREVRRPNADFSAYDAWALGRTELGPGARVTTVLNAFDREQGVTGLGVIPAQHARARVRRVLAGVSTRVPCSTQPGEPCVLSLSTTAIVASHAVRDPARELAIGAPEVVSRGERVSQDVALTQQLSPVVALRVGVGQELERLRIVERRSLSARRNVSRAATTLSVAPVRSLRLTATGALACHGTRGPDQSDSCGVLTPTGRAGARVELLRGLALLGNVGHGERVPTLGELFGVSAVVLGNPALSPERGEFADVGVRAELRPGETSLLFADAFGFVRVARELIAYRRSGLGVVRPYNVGRARFVGLELTAGADLFSHLRLSSALTALDPRDTTPGRSTPRDLVPYQSRLVVASRAELYTALGFVDRLALGATSRYRSSRVADPAGLIIIAEQHVLDADVTARFWQERIGVALAVNNAFDARHFDAVGLPLPGRSLHASGELWW, from the coding sequence GTGTCCCTGACGCGTGCCCTGGCGCTCGTGGTGGCGCTCGCGCCGCGGGCCGCGCTCGCGGAAGAGGTCGTGGTGCACGGCAAGCGCCCGCAGCCCTCGGCTTCGCGGCGCGACGCCACGGTGGCATCCACGGTGATCCCGAAGGCGCGCCTCGAGCGGCCGGGGACCGACTCGGCAGCGGTGCTTTCGGAGGTGGCCGGCGTGCAGGTCGCGCGCACCGGCTCCAGCTCGGATCTGAGCACCGCGAGCTTGCGGGGCGCCACCAGCGCAGAGACGCCGGTGTACCTGGCCGGCATTCGCATCAACGACGACCTGACGGGCACCGCGGATCTGTCGACGGTACCGCTGTGGATGCTGGATCGCGTGGAGGTGTTCCGCGGCGCGGCGCCGGTGGACGCCGATCGCGCGGGCATTGGCGGCGCCGTCTTCTTCGAGCCGCGCCTGCCGCGGAAGACGCGGGTCGGCGCCGGCGCCGGCGTCGGCAGCTTTGGCGAGCGCTCGGCGTGGCTCGGCGGGGGGGTGGTGGCGCCGGGGGCTCGCGCCGCCGTCGCGCTGCGGAGCTTCGGGGCGCGAAACGACTACGAGTACCTGGACGACGGTGGCACCGCCGCGGTGTCGAGCGACGACCGCGAGGTGCGCCGCCCCAACGCGGACTTCTCCGCCTACGACGCCTGGGCCCTGGGCCGCACGGAGCTCGGCCCCGGCGCCCGCGTGACGACCGTGCTCAACGCCTTCGATCGCGAGCAAGGGGTGACGGGCCTCGGCGTGATCCCCGCGCAGCACGCCCGGGCGCGGGTACGGCGAGTGCTCGCAGGCGTCTCCACGCGCGTCCCGTGCAGCACCCAGCCGGGAGAGCCCTGTGTGCTGTCGCTGTCCACCACGGCAATCGTCGCCTCCCACGCGGTGCGGGACCCCGCCCGCGAGCTCGCCATCGGCGCGCCGGAGGTGGTGAGCCGCGGCGAGCGCGTGAGCCAAGACGTCGCCCTCACCCAGCAACTGTCGCCCGTCGTGGCGCTCCGCGTCGGCGTGGGACAGGAGCTCGAGCGCTTGCGTATCGTCGAGCGCCGCTCACTCTCTGCGCGACGCAACGTGTCGCGGGCAGCGACCACCCTGTCGGTCGCGCCCGTCCGCTCGCTGCGGCTCACCGCAACGGGCGCCCTCGCCTGTCACGGCACTCGGGGACCGGACCAGAGCGATAGCTGCGGCGTGCTCACCCCCACCGGTCGCGCCGGAGCTCGCGTCGAGCTGCTCCGCGGCCTCGCGCTCTTGGGAAACGTGGGGCACGGCGAGCGGGTGCCCACCCTGGGGGAGCTGTTCGGCGTGTCGGCGGTGGTGCTCGGCAATCCGGCGCTCTCGCCCGAGCGGGGGGAGTTCGCCGACGTGGGCGTGCGCGCCGAGCTCCGCCCGGGCGAAACCAGCCTGCTCTTCGCCGACGCCTTCGGCTTCGTCCGCGTCGCTCGCGAGCTCATCGCCTATCGCCGCTCGGGTCTGGGCGTGGTGCGCCCGTACAACGTGGGGCGCGCGCGCTTCGTCGGCTTGGAGCTCACGGCCGGCGCGGATCTCTTCTCCCACCTGCGGCTGTCGAGCGCCCTCACCGCGCTCGATCCACGTGACACCACCCCGGGTCGCTCCACGCCCCGCGACTTGGTGCCGTATCAATCGCGGCTGGTGGTGGCGTCGCGCGCCGAGCTGTACACCGCGCTCGGCTTCGTCGACCGCCTCGCGCTGGGCGCCACCAGCCGCTACCGCTCGTCGCGCGTGGCGGATCCCGCGGGGCTCATCATCATCGCCGAGCAACACGTGCTGGACGCCGACGTGACGGCACGCTTCTGGCAAGAGCGCATCGGGGTCGCCCTCGCCGTGAACAACGCCTTCGATGCACGGCACTTCGACGCCGTCGGCTTGCCGCTCCCGGGGCGGAGCCTGCACGCGTCCGGAGAGCTCTGGTGGTGA
- a CDS encoding C39 family peptidase, translating to MRRALLALLCLGLSACPSPTKQAGSEPEPAPTSTATPKPALESVVITGVPHVAQKPDFCGEAAVASWAQATGVPLSQDDVFDASGMDPARGMGVTTRELRAALARLGYAPGPVWHQVAANDPAALDALFGELHADLKRNVPSIVCMHYDDRPNTTEHFRLILGYDEKDDAVLYEEPAAETGGYRRMSRAEFLKLWPLHYDRSRWTVIRLRLDGKAERPPPRAGFGPADFAQHVMTQRARVPRGYTVLVEPPFVVVGDGPPDAVRQRAAGTVRWTVRKLEQDFFDQRPKRILDVWLLSSKASYEAQNRRLFGGPPSTPYGYYSARYGALVMNIATGGGTLVHEIVHPYMEANFPACPAWFNEGLGSLFEQSAERDGHIVGLTNWRLAGLQRAIRRGEIPSIETLTHTTDDQFYADDSGVHYAEARYLLYYLQERGLLREYYRRFHRNQKKDPSGYDTLVALLGERDMPAFQRRFERYVLGLSFP from the coding sequence ATGCGCCGAGCCCTCCTCGCCCTCTTGTGCCTGGGACTGTCCGCCTGCCCCAGCCCGACGAAACAAGCCGGTAGCGAGCCCGAGCCCGCGCCGACCTCGACGGCCACGCCCAAGCCCGCCCTCGAGAGCGTGGTGATCACCGGCGTGCCGCACGTGGCGCAAAAGCCCGACTTCTGCGGCGAGGCGGCGGTGGCCAGCTGGGCCCAGGCCACGGGGGTGCCCCTCAGCCAGGACGACGTCTTCGACGCTTCCGGCATGGACCCGGCGCGCGGCATGGGTGTCACCACTCGGGAGCTTCGCGCGGCCCTCGCGCGCTTGGGCTATGCGCCGGGGCCCGTGTGGCACCAGGTGGCCGCGAACGATCCCGCCGCCCTCGACGCGCTGTTCGGCGAGCTACACGCGGACTTGAAGCGCAACGTGCCGTCCATCGTGTGCATGCACTACGACGACCGCCCGAACACCACCGAGCACTTCCGCCTGATCCTCGGCTACGACGAAAAGGACGACGCCGTGCTGTACGAAGAGCCGGCAGCCGAGACCGGCGGCTACCGGCGCATGAGCCGCGCAGAGTTCTTGAAGCTCTGGCCGCTGCACTACGATCGCAGCCGCTGGACCGTGATTCGCCTGCGCCTCGACGGCAAGGCCGAGCGCCCGCCGCCGCGCGCGGGCTTTGGACCCGCGGATTTCGCCCAGCACGTGATGACGCAAAGGGCGCGCGTTCCCCGGGGCTACACCGTGTTGGTAGAGCCGCCCTTCGTCGTGGTCGGGGACGGCCCCCCGGACGCCGTTCGCCAGCGCGCCGCGGGCACCGTGCGCTGGACGGTGCGAAAGCTCGAGCAAGATTTCTTCGACCAGCGCCCCAAGCGCATCTTGGACGTGTGGCTACTGTCCAGCAAGGCCAGCTACGAAGCACAGAACCGCCGCCTGTTCGGCGGGCCCCCCTCCACGCCCTACGGCTACTACTCCGCGCGCTACGGCGCCTTGGTGATGAACATCGCCACCGGCGGCGGCACCCTGGTGCACGAGATCGTGCACCCGTACATGGAGGCGAACTTCCCCGCCTGCCCCGCTTGGTTCAACGAAGGCCTGGGCTCGCTGTTCGAGCAGTCCGCCGAGCGCGACGGTCACATCGTGGGTTTGACGAACTGGCGCCTCGCGGGCCTCCAGCGCGCCATTCGTCGAGGCGAGATACCCAGCATCGAAACGCTCACTCACACGACGGACGACCAGTTCTACGCCGACGACTCCGGCGTGCACTACGCCGAAGCGCGCTATCTGCTCTACTACTTGCAGGAACGCGGGCTCTTGCGCGAGTACTACCGGCGCTTTCATCGCAACCAGAAGAAGGACCCGAGCGGCTACGACACCCTCGTCGCGCTCCTCGGGGAGCGGGACATGCCGGCCTTCCAGCGCCGTTTCGAGCGTTACGTCCTGGGCCTGTCCTTCCCCTGA
- a CDS encoding D-tyrosyl-tRNA(Tyr) deacylase, giving the protein MRAVVQRVAHAQVTVDDEVVGRIEQGLCVLVGVGKDDVDADARTLAEKVVGLRIFEDAEGKMNESVADHGAAVLAISQFTLYGDVRKGKRPSFGDAMEPGRANELFEAFCDRCRELGVIVATGRFRAHMRVALENVGPVTILMDSKKTF; this is encoded by the coding sequence ATGCGAGCGGTGGTGCAGCGGGTCGCACACGCACAGGTCACGGTAGACGACGAAGTCGTGGGCCGCATCGAGCAGGGCTTGTGCGTGCTGGTGGGCGTCGGCAAAGACGACGTGGACGCGGACGCGCGCACGCTGGCGGAGAAGGTGGTGGGCCTGCGCATCTTCGAGGATGCCGAAGGCAAGATGAACGAGAGCGTGGCGGACCACGGCGCCGCGGTGCTCGCCATTTCGCAGTTCACGCTCTACGGTGACGTGCGCAAGGGCAAGCGGCCGAGCTTCGGGGATGCCATGGAGCCCGGGCGCGCGAACGAGCTGTTCGAAGCGTTTTGCGACCGCTGCCGAGAGCTGGGGGTCATCGTGGCCACTGGGCGTTTTCGGGCTCACATGCGCGTGGCGCTCGAGAACGTGGGCCCCGTGACGATACTGATGGACAGCAAGAAGACCTTTTGA